ACACGCGCCATAAGCGAGGGCAACGCCCAAGGCCGTCGCGAGGGAGTAGAGCAAGACCCAGCGCGGCCCCCCGGCCGTGGCCCCGTCGCTCGGGGTCAGGCGCAAGCACCCACCCCGCGCTCGATCCGTCTCGCGCAGGACGGGGCGAGGTTACGATGCTCGGCGGGCCTCCGACGCCGGAGCCGACCCAACGGGAAGGTCACCCGGACACCTCTGGCCTTCTGCCGTTGGGGTGCCCAGCGGCGCGGGCCGGTTGCGGCAAGACTCTCCTGGCCGCGCTTTGGGTGAACCTTCGAAGGGTGAACGGGACGCGCCCTCTTGGGGTTGGGTGAGCAGATGCCCGGTGGATCCTCCCCGGACTAGACGCTGGCCAGGGCATGATCGAGGTCGGCCAGAAGGTCCTCGGCGTCCTCGCAACCCACACTGATCCGGACCAGTCCGGGGCCGATGCCGAGGGCATCACGCTCCGCCGGGGTGTAGCCGGCATGGGTCATGGTGGCGGGGTGGGAAATCAGCGTCTCCACGCCACCCAGACTCTCCCCGAGCGAGCAGAGCCGGACTGACCCTAGGAGGCGCTGGGCCGCTTCCCGGCTGCCGAGATCGAACGAGATCAGCGCCCCGAATCCGGTGGCCTGCCGCTTGTGAACAGTGTGGCCGGGATGGTCCGGGAAACCGGGCCAATAGACCCTCTTGATCTTCTTCTGGGCGCGCAGGAAAGCGGCTACCCTCCCGCCGTTCTCCTCGTGGCGGGGCATCCGCAGAGCCAAGGTCTTTGTCCCCCGCAGCACAAGCCAGGAGTCGAACGGGGAGAGGATCGCCCC
The window above is part of the Vicinamibacteria bacterium genome. Proteins encoded here:
- a CDS encoding PLP-dependent aspartate aminotransferase family protein, whose translation is MGADIVVHSTTKFLNGHSDSVGGVAVVRDKDHAQWLQYVQNAVGAILSPFDSWLVLRGTKTLALRMPRHEENGGRVAAFLRAQKKIKRVYWPGFPDHPGHTVHKRQATGFGALISFDLGSREAAQRLLGSVRLCSLGESLGGVETLISHPATMTHAGYTPAERDALGIGPGLVRISVGCEDAEDLLADLDHALASV